One region of Callithrix jacchus isolate 240 chromosome 16, calJac240_pri, whole genome shotgun sequence genomic DNA includes:
- the TMEM71 gene encoding transmembrane protein 71 isoform X1: MYRISQLMSTPVASPSSLEREYAGQFSPTCIFPSFTCDVLDGDHSFECCSINPLTGSHYTCRRSPRLLTNGYYIWTEDSFLCNKDGNITLNPSQTRVIYKENLVRIFRKKKRIRHPFSSLFNLSTSKSWLHGSIFGDIDSSPSEDNWLDGIRRLDTDHHNGDGGDLDCSSLPDDWESGKMNAESAITSSSHIVSQPPGGNFHDMSLQSQLTASEHFQENSSDHSVIEESNCMQKIVHRQPCQTLETSLLQEVCFQAILLAVCLIISACARWFMGEILASAFTYSLMVTIACLSKFDSHLGMPSMNVLHLDICKLSNLQSTWNQVFYWRGVSE, translated from the exons TTTCACCTGTGATGTCCTAGATGGTGACCATTCTTTTGAATGCTGCTCCATAAATCCCCTGACGGGCTCCCACTATACCTGTCGCCGAAGTCCCAGACTCCTCACCAATGGCTACTACATTTGGACCGAAGACAGCTTCCTGTGCAACAAAGATGGCAACATAACTCTGAACCCATCTCAGACCCGTGTTATTTACAAAGAGAACTTAGTTAG gatatttagaaagaaaaagagaatccgccatcccttttcttctctcttcaacCTCAGTACCTCTAAATCTTGGCTACATGGAAGTATCTTTGGTGACATCGACTCTTCTCCAAGTGAGGACAACTGGTTGGATGGGATCAGGAGGTTGGACACAGACCACCACAATGGAGATG GAGGTGATTTGGACTGTTCTTCTCTGCCTGATGACTGGGAGTCAGGGAAGATGAATGCAGAGTCTGCAATAACCTCTTCCAGCCACATCGTATCTCAACCTCCTGGAGGAAACTTCCACGACATGTCTCTTCAGTCCCAGTTGACAGCTTCTGAACATTTCCAAGAGAATAGTTCAGATCATTCAG TGATTGAAGAAAGCAATTGTATGCAGAAAATTGTCCATCGACAGCCCTGTCAAACATTAG AAACTAGTTTGTTGCAAGAAGTCTGCTTTCAGGCAATCCTACTTGCTGTGTGCTTAATCATTTCTGCATGTGCAAG ATGGTTTATGGGAGAAATCTTGGCCAGTGCCTTCACATACTCGCTGATGGTAACTATAGCTT GTTTATCAAAATTTGACAGTCATTTAGGAATGCCTTCGATGAATGTCCTCCATCTGGATATCTGCAAATTGTCCAACTTGCAGTCCACTTGGAATCAGGTGTTTTACTGGAGGGGAGTAAGCGAATAA